A window of the Planococcus citri chromosome 4, ihPlaCitr1.1, whole genome shotgun sequence genome harbors these coding sequences:
- the LOC135844396 gene encoding uncharacterized protein LOC135844396 isoform X7 gives MDFSENMFGEYDDYLSYESWGPEHTIFIPTTAVKLEKMASVILAIALWNRAIEDGVMTPEMISKQYDWCALDKEVRKWVKALPLPKSLAAKTMNHFYTVESSVRDWISYLFQMVFFDEGTKCDLYQYLGYIIWHPNGIVNSAETARNLLKSNALSVGEKFRLACTYCLQEDIVRIWPTVKYDHQVVSIEVDRSPFLMYYWKCYCAGQLQNIRMRSDVSIEEYMIRKPSVNNWPAIEYFFDRLDAERRVPMVISLIDDFDGHGACFQKLLLAKLEESQRLPVIMGQLAQIVRNYAEWGDNEEIINTWYYVRDMISERDFLALFDVMLERSTKDFVLTEIWSTARHDFKRYVLNYGDNYFITNLFIWCERKQKNRLNFLSLVLLDPACADIRREITKKKVFSEWCKKLITLNALELLSHVENLCFPAAAVGSTEFKLSLTKAPCFKKQCRTLIIGHKTKTLVKLLEFGYPKTDPSSELFVRKFFSTHLNHLNQKCLTYYSTGDLKGLNDLLAPLVSSYPEIMSNYKSKLLMSRPGFRACYGHFGSRNNVLAEIVADGLPAELAAEFKKRIILSPEGIDKVEDMVLAGPLRDAEECARRFLESDSDRKVLRTMLIDRQKEEMFYFRSDKSRRKIMEFLA, from the exons ATGGATTTCAGCGAGAATATGTTTGGCGAATACGACGATTACCTGTCGTATGAATCGTGGGGTCCCGAACACACTATTT TTATACCGACCACCGCggtaaaattagaaaaaatggcATCAGTTATTTTAGCAATCGCATTATGGAATCGTGCTATCGAAGACGGCGTTATGACACCAGAAATGATCTCGAAGCAGTACGACTGGTGTGCATTAGATAAAGAAGTACGTAAATGGGTTAAGGCATTACCTCTACCTAAATCGTTAGCAGCGAAAACCATGAATCATTTCTACACAGTGGAATCCAGCGTACGCGACTGGATTTCCTACCTCTTTCAAATGGTATTTTTCGATGAAGGAACAAAATGTGATTTGTATCAGTACCTCGGTTACATTATTTGGCATCCCAATGGAATTGTTAATTCCGCAGAAACGGCtcgaaatttattgaaatctaaTGCATTGTCTGTCGGCGAGAAGTTCCGTTTGGCATGTACGTATTGCCTGCAAGAAGATATAGTGAGGATTTGGCCTACAGTGAAATATGATCACCAAGTGGTTAGTATTGAAGTCGATCGAAGTCCTTTTTTGATGTATTATTGGAAATGTTATTGCGCCGGTCAATTACAAAATATACGGATGCGAAGTGATGTGTCCATTGAGGAGTACATGATTAGGAAACCTTCAGTCAATAACTGGCCTGccatcgagtatttttttgatcgtTTGGACGCTGAACGACGAGTACCAATGGTTATTTCGTTGATCGACGACTTCGACGGACACGgagcatgttttcaaaaattactgctGGCAAAACTGGAAGAATCACAACGTTTGCCGGTGATTATGGGTCAACTTGCGCAAATCGTGAGGAATTACGCGGAATGGGGGGACAATGAAGAAATTATCAATACGTGGTACTATGTTCGCGATATGATCTCCGAACGTGATTTCCTTGCCTTGTTTGACGTGATGTTGGAAAGATCAACGAAAGATTTCGTCCTGACTGAAATTTGGAGCACTGCTCGCCATGATTTCAAACGTTACGTTTTGAATTACGGCGATAATTATTTCATCACGAATTTATTTATATGGTGCGAACGTAagcaaaaaaatcgtttgaattTCTTATCGTTGGTTTTGTTGGATCCCGCCTGCGCTGATATTAGAAGAGAAATCACGAAAAAGAAAGTTTTCAGCGAATggtgcaaaaaattaattactctaAACGCCTTAGAATTGCTAAGCCACGTGGAAAACTTATGCTTTCCCGCAGCAGCAGTTGGGTCGACAGAGTTCAAGTTATCGTTGACAAAAGCCCCGTGTTTCAAGAAACAATGCAGAACATTGATCATCGGTCATAAAACCAAAACGCTTGTGAAATTGTTGGAATTTGGATACCCAAAAACAGATCCTTCATCGGAGCTATTTGTACGCAAGTTTTTCAGCACGCATCTGAACCATCTCAATCAGAAATGTCTAACTTATTATTCGACTGGAGATTTGAAAGGATTGAATGATTTGTTGGCTCCGCTCGTGTCATCGTATCCGGAAATTATGTCCAACTACAAAAGTAAACTACTCATGTCCCGTCCTGGTTTCAGAGCTTGTTATGGCCATTTCGGTTCGAGAAATAATGTATTGGCTGAAATTGTAGCCGATGGTTTACCCGCTGAACTGGCTGCAGAGTTCAAAAAAAGGATAATTTTATCACCTGAGGGAATTGATAAAGTGGAGGATATGGTACTTGCCGGACCGTTGCGTGATGCAGAAGAATGCGCTCGCAGGTTTCTCGAATCGGATTCAGATAGAAAAGTCTTGAGGACTATGTTAATTGATCGTCAGAAAGAAGAAATGTTCTATTTTCGCAGTGACAAAAGTAGAAGAAAGATTATGGAATTTTTAGCATAA
- the LOC135844396 gene encoding uncharacterized protein LOC135844396 isoform X9, which produces MFAEYDTEWYESWNYCSDDASIIPTTAPKLEKMASASVAIALWNHATVAIPGMISNHDKWRASLKKRVPKWVETLPLPKSLATRIVKYFNRMEFSFGVQWTTYFSQIVFFDDDDDDDDENESDFYQHISYIAWYPNGNVNSVETARNLLKSNVLTVGKKFRLACMFCLHEDIAKIWSAVEYDHQVHGIGSSQYPFLMYYWKCYCAGELQNIRIRSDVSIEEFMIMKPSVNNWPAIEYFFDRLDAERRVPMVIWLIDRHFGCFQKLLLLKLDESQRLQVIMDQLEEIVRNYADCEDNEEIINTWHYVRDVISEHDFVALFDAMFETSTKDLVLTEIWSTARDDFKCYVLNYGDDHFITRLFRWCERKPKKRLNFLSLVLMDPACADIKREITKKKVFSEWCKKLITLNALDLLSHLVNLCFPAAVESIKFRLSLTKTPCFKKQCKTLIISHETKTLVKLLKLGYPKTDPSSELFVRKFFSTHLNRLDQKCLTYYSTGDLKGLNDLLAPLVSSYPEIMSNYKSKLLMSRPGFRACYGHFGSRNNVLAEIVADGLPAELATEFKKRIIFYPEAINKMERMVLYHLDDAEECARWFLESDSDRKVLRTMLIDRQKEEKFYFRSDESRRKIMEFLV; this is translated from the exons ATGTTTGCCGAATACGATACCGAGTGGTATGAATCGTGGAATTACTGCTCCGATGAcgctagta TTATACCGACTACAGcgccaaaattagaaaaaatggcATCAGCTAGCGTAGCAATCGCATTATGGAATCATGCCACTGTTGCGATACCAGGAATGATCTCAAATCACGACAAATGGCGTGCGTCATTGAAAAAAAGAGTACCCAAATGGGTAGAGACATTACCTCTACCTAAATCGTTAGCAACAAGAATCGTGAAGTATTTCAACAGAATGGAATTCAGCTTTGGGGTGCAGTGGACTACTTACTTCTCccaaattgtatttttcgatgatgatgacgatgacgatgacgaaaaCGAATCTGATTTCTATCAACACATCAGTTACATTGCTTGGTATCCCAATGGAAACGTAAATTCAGTCGAAACAGCtcgaaatttattgaaatcgaATGTATTGACCGTCGGTAAGAAGTTTCGTTTGGCTTGTATGTTTTGCCTACATGAAGATATAGCAAAGATCTGGTCTGCAGTGGAATATGATCACCAAGTGCATGGTATTGGGTCCTCTCAGTATCCTTTTTTGATGTATTATTGGAAATGTTATTGCGCCGGTGAATTACAAAATATACGGATACGAAGTGATGTGTCCATTGAGGAGTTCATGATTATGAAACCTTCCGTCAATAACTGGCCTGccatcgagtatttttttgatcgtTTAGACGCTGAACGACGAGTACCAATGGTTATTTGGTTGATCGACCGACACTTtggatgttttcaaaaattactgctGTTGAAATTGGATGAATCACAACGTTTGCAGGTGATTATGGATCAACTTGAAGAGATCGTGAGGAATTACGCGGATTGTGAGGACAATGAAGAAATTATCAATACGTGGCACTATGTTCGCGATGTAATCTCCGAACATGATTTCGTTGCTTTATTTGACGCGATGTTCGAAACCTCAACGAAAGATCTCGTTCTGACTGAAATTTGGAGCACTGCTCGCGATGATTTCAAGTGTTACGTTTTGAATTACGGAGATGATCATTTCATCACGAGGTTATTTCGATGGTGCGAACGTAAGCCAAAAAAGCGTTTGAATTTCTTATCATTGGTTCTGATGGATCCCGCCTGCGCTGATATTAAAAGAGAAATCACGAAAAAGAAAGTTTTCAGCGAATggtgcaaaaaattaattactctaAATGCCTTAGATTTGCTAAGCCATTTGGTAAACTTATGTTTTCCCGCAGCAGTTGAGTCGATAAAGTTCAGGTTATCTCTGACAAAAACACCGTGTTTCAAGAAACAATGCAAAACATTGATCATCAGTCATGAAACCAAAACTCttgtgaaattgttgaaattgggATACCCAAAGACAGATCCTTCATCGGAGCTATTTGTACGCAAGTTTTTTAGCACGCATTTGAACCGTCTCGATCAGAAATGTCTAACTTATTATTCGACTGGAGATTTGAAAGGATTGAATGATTTGTTGGCTCCGCTCGTGTCATCGTATCCGGAAATTATGTCCAACTATAAAAGTAAACTACTCATGTCGCGTCCTGGTTTCCGAGCTTGTTATGGTCATTTCGGTTCGAGAAATAATGTCTTGGCTGAAATTGTAGCCGATGGTTTACCTGCTGAACTGGCTACAGAGTTCAAGAAAAGGATAATTTTTTATCCAGAGGCAATTAATAAAATGGAGAGAATGGTACTCTATCACCTTGATGATGCAGAAGAATGCGCTCGTTGGTTTCTCGAATCGGATTCGGATAGAAAAGTCTTGAGGACGATGTTAATTGATCGTCAGAAAGAAGAAAAGTTCTATTTTCGCAGTGACGAAAGTAGAAGAAAGATTATGGAATTTTTAGTATGA
- the LOC135844396 gene encoding uncharacterized protein LOC135844396 isoform X12, protein MRSDYDSEWGDYVDDASLVPTTVLKLEKMASISVAIALWNRATDGVVIPDMITFHHEWCESLKEEVPKWVEALPVPKSFAPSIMNHFNGVKSSVDDWISYLFRMELIDEEDKYDLYQHISYIIWHPNGTVNSAETARNLLTSDVLTDDDKFRLACIYCLQEDIVRIWSTVKHHHQVTSIEVDQRPFLMYYWICYCAGKLQNIQTQSNMPIAEFMIMKPSINNWSAIEYFFDRLATERRVPVVTSLIDRQGAYFQKLLLLKLDESQRLQVIMGKLGDIVSNYAYWENYEEIIDTWYYVRDVISEHEFVSLFDVMYQSSTEEFVLTEIWNTARDDLKCYVLNYGEADDNFITKLFEWCEREQTKRLNFLSLVLLDPACADIKREITKKKFFSEWCKKLITLNAVELLSHVENLCFPAAAVGSTEFKLSLTKAPCFKKQCRTLIVGHKTETLVKLLDFGYPKTDPSSEQLIRRFFSTNLNHLDEKCLTYYSTGVLGGLNNLLSPLVSSYPEIMSSYKSKLLMSRPGFRACYGHFGSRNDVLAEIVADGLPAELATEFKKRIILSPEGINKVQDMVLHGQLVDAEKCARWFLESVSDRVVLRTILIDRLKEGRFDVYSDKERRRIVEFLA, encoded by the exons ATGCGCAGCGACTATGATAGCGAGTGGGGTGACTACGTCGATGATGCTAGTC TTGTACCCACGACGGtgctaaaattagaaaaaatggcATCAATTAGCGTAGCAATCGCATTGTGGAATCGTGCTACCGACGGCGTCGTGATACCAGATATGATCACGTTTCACCACGAATGGTGTGAATCATTAAAAGAAGAAGTACCTAAATGGGTAGAGGCATTACCTGTGCCCAAATCGTTTGCGCCAAGTATCATGAATCATTTCAACGGAGTGAAATCCAGCGTAGACGACTGGATTTCTTACCTCTTCCGAATGGAATTAATCGATGAAGAAGACAAATATGATTTGTATCAGCACATCAGTTACATTATTTGGCATCCTAATGGAACTGTAAATTCCGCAGAAACTGCTCGCAATTTATTAACGTCTGATGTACTAACCGACGATGATAAGTTCCGTTTGGCGTGTATTTATTGCCTGCAAGAAGATATAGTGAGGATTTGGTCTACAGTGAAACATCATCACCAAGTGACTAGTATTGAAGTCGATCAACGTCCTTTTTTGATGTATTATTGGATATGTTATTGCGCcggtaaattacaaaatatacaGACCCAAAGTAATATGCCCATTGCAGAATTCATGATTATGAAACCTTCCATCAATAACTGGTCTGCCatcgagtattttttcgatCGTTTGGCCACCGAACGACGAGTCCCAGTGGTTACATCGTTAATCGACCGACAAGGagcgtattttcaaaaattgttactgTTGAAACTAGACGAATCGCAACGTTTGCAAGTGATTATGGGTAAACTTGGGGATATTGTGAGTAACTACGCGTATTGggaaaattatgaagaaattaTTGACACGTGGTACTATGTTCGCGACGTAATCTCCGAACATGAATTCGTTTCCTTATTTGACGTGATGTACCAGAGCTCAACAGAAGAATTCGTTCtgactgaaatttggaatactgCTCGCGATGATTTGAAGTGTTATGTTTTAAATTACGGCGAAGCCGATGATAATTTCATCACGAAGTTATTTGAATGGTGCGAACGCGAACAAACAAAGCGTTTGAATTTCTTATCGTTGGTTTTGTTGGATCCCGCCTGCGCTGATATTAAAAGAGAAATCacgaaaaagaaatttttcagcgaatggtgcaaaaaattaattactctgAATGCCGTAGAATTGCTGAGCCACGTGGAAAACTTATGCTTTCCCGCAGCAGCAGTTGGGTCGACAGAGTTCAAGTTATCGCTAACAAAAGCCCCGTGTTTCAAGAAACAATGCAGAACATTGATCGTCGGTCATAAGACCGAAACGCTTgtgaaattgttggattttggATACCCAAAAACAGATCCTTCATCAGAGCAACTTATACGCAGGTTTTTCAGCACGAATCTGAACCATCTCGATGAGAAATGTCTAACTTATTATTCGACTGGAGTTTTGGGAGGATTGAATAATCTGTTGTCTCCGCTCGTGTCATCGTATCCGGAAATTATGTCCAGCTACAAAAGTAAACTACTCATGTCGCGTCCTGGTTTCAGAGCTTGTTATGGTCATTTCGGTTCGAGAAATGACGTCTTGGCTGAAATTGTAGCCGACGGTTTACCCGCTGAACTAGCTACAGAGTTCAAGAAAAGGATTATTTTATCACCAGAGGGAATTAATAAAGTGCAGGATATGGTACTCCATGGACAGCTTGTTGATGCAGAAAAATGCGCTCGCTGGTTTCTCGAATCGGTCTCAGATAGAGTCGTCTTGAGGACGATATTAATTGATCGTCTGAAAGAAGGAAGGTTTGATGTTTATAGTGACAAAGAAAGAAGACGAATTGTGGAATTTTTAGCGTGA
- the LOC135844396 gene encoding uncharacterized protein LOC135844396 isoform X14, with the protein MSSDKDSVWDDYVDDASLVPTTALKLEKMASVSVAIALWNRATDDVVLPDMIWEHYEWCESLKEEVPKWVEALPVLKSFAPSIMNHFYAVESSVRDWISYLQQMVFDEENDSDLYQHISYIIWHPNGTVNTAETARNLLKSNALSVGKKFRLACIYCLQEDIVMLWPSVKHHHEVASIKVNRRPFLMYYWKCYCAGELQNIRMRSDEPIEEFMIMKPSVNNWSAIEYFFDRLDANRRVQMVISLIDRRGERFQKLLLLKLDESQRLQVIMGKLEDIVGIYAYWEHYEEVVNTWYYVRDVISEHEFVSLFDVMYENSTEEFVLTEIWNTARDDLKCNVLNYGDDCFISKLFKWCECEHEKCLNFLSLVFLDPACADIRREITKKKFFSECCKKLITRNALELLSHVETLCFPAAAVGSTEFRISLTKTQCFRKQCRTLIIGHETETLVKLLDFGYPKTDPSSEQLIRKFFSTNLNHLDEKCLTYYSTGDLKGLNDLLAPLVSSYPEIMSSYKSKLLMSRPGFRACYGHFGSRNNVLAEIVADGLPAELATEFKKSIILSPEGIDKVQDMVLHGQLDDAEECARWFLESDSDREVLRSILIDRRKKGKFDVYSDKKRRRIVEFLA; encoded by the exons ATGAGCAGCGACAAAGATAGCGTGTGGGATGACTACGTCGATGATGCTAGTC TTGTACCGACGACGGcgctaaaattagaaaaaatggcATCAGTTAGCGTAGCAATCGCATTGTGGAATCGTGCTACCGACGACGTCGTGTTACCAGATATGATCTGGGAACACTATGAATGGTGTGAATCATTAAAAGAAGAAGTACCTAAATGGGTAGAAGCATTACCTGTGCTCAAATCGTTTGCGCCAAGTATCATGAATCATTTCTACGCAGTGGAATCCAGCGTACGCGACTGGATTTCCTACCTCCAGCAAATGGTATTCGATGAAGAAAACGACTCTGATTTGTATCAGCACATCAGTTACATCATTTGGCATCCTAACGGAACTGTAAATACAGCAGAAACAGCtcgaaatttattgaaatctaaTGCATTGTCCGTTGGTAAGAAGTTCCGTTTGGCGTGTATTTATTGCCTGCAAGAAGATATAGTGATGCTTTGGCCTTCAGTGAAACATCATCACGAAGTGGCTAGTATTAAAGTCAATCGAAGACCTTTTTTGATGTATTATTGGAAATGTTATTGCGCCGGTGAATTACAAAATATACGGATGCGAAGTGATGAGCCCATTGAGGAGTTTATGATAATGAAACCTTCCGTCAATAACTGGTCTGCCatcgagtattttttcgatCGTTTGGACGCCAATCGACGAGTCCAAATGGTTATTTCGTTGATCGACCGACGAGGagaacgttttcaaaaattattgctgtTGAAGCTAGACGAATCGCAACGTTTGCAAGTGATTATGGGTAAACTTGAGGATATTGTGGGTATCTACGCGTATTGGGAACATTATGAAGAAGTTGTCAACACGTGGTACTATGTTCGCGATGTAATCTCCGAACATGAATTCGTTTCCTTATTTGACGTGATGTACGAGAACTCGACGGAAGAATTCGTTCtgactgaaatttggaatactgCTCGCGATGATTTGAAGTGTAATGTTTTAAATTATGGCGATGATTGTTTCATCTCAAAGTTATTTAAATGGTGCGAATGCGAGCACGAAAAGTGTTTGAATTTCTTATCGTTGGTTTTTTTGGATCCCGCCTGCGCTGATATTAGAAGAGAAATCacgaaaaagaaatttttcagcgaatgctgcaaaaaattaatcactcgAAATGCCTTGGAATTGCTAAGCCATGTGGAAACCTTATGCTTTCCCGCAGCAGCAGTTGGATCGACAGAGTTCAGGATATCGTTGACAAAAACCCAGTGTTTCAGGAAACAATGCAGGACATTGATCATCGGTCATGAAACCGAAACGCTCgtgaaattgttggattttggGTACCCAAAAACAGATCCTTCATCGGAGCAACTTATACGCAAGTTTTTCAGCACGAATCTGAACCATCTCGATGAGAAATGTCTAACCTATTATTCGACTGGAGATTTGAAAGGATTGAATGATCTGTTGGCTCCGCTCGTGTCATCGTATCCGGAAATTATGTCCAGCTACAAAAGTAAACTACTCATGTCGCGTCCTGGTTTCCGAGCTTGTTATGGTCATTTCGGTTCGAGAAATAATGTCTTGGCTGAAATTGTAGCCGATGGTTTACCCGCTGAACTAGCTACAGAGTTCAAGAAAAGTATTATTTTATCACCCGAGGGAATTGATAAAGTGCAGGATATGGTACTCCATGGACAGCTTGATGATGCGGAAGAGTGCGCTCGCTGGTTTCTCGAGTCGGACTCGGATAGAGAAGTCTTGAGGAGCATATTAATTGATCGTCGAAAAAAAGGAAAGTTTGATGTTTATAGtgacaaaaaaagaagaaggatTGTGGAATTTTTAGCGTGA
- the LOC135844396 gene encoding uncharacterized protein LOC135844396 isoform X13: protein MDVYETSNTGSDDWDRKPTTVPKLEKIASVSVAIASWNHATVTIPDLIAIDDTEGHYRLNKELRSRKWIDALPLPKSLVESIERDFRSLSYKVEKWISYIFREACQTRELRCGLYQLIDRIIWHPNGTINSAETARNLLKSRKLTNPEKFRLACTYCLPEDVERLWPKMDDENDLYVTLQICEYPLFCYWIYYCTFQLHKMPTQEGLSLEEFMIQHRFVNNWSAIEYFFDQLDSEQQVEQAIWLIGKKRKSSFQKFLLMKMNESQRLRVIKDRFVRIMENYTSTRNIDDDDLAISTWHDARDLITEKQFFKLYSLLLKNRTEDFVLTEIWNTAREDFKRQILNYGDNDFVEGLLEWWKYSKEKCPNFVSAVMGHVSVDTRREITKKQFFSERCEEFICKNAVEMLDHLINLCLPEVAESTEFKLSLTKTSYFKKHCKELVIDRKTEELARLLEFAFSKTNPSSVELMRKFLRTLVRNLDQQCLTYYSTGNLKGLNDLLAPLVPLCPEIISDYKIKQLKSRAGFKACVNLFGSSNDVLAEIIADGLPAELATKFKKKIVLSPEGIDKLQNMIVGGALSDAEKWTRWFLESDADRKILRSRLIDRVKEGKCKVDCKTRKRLLEFLL from the exons ATGGATGTTTACGAAACTTCCAATACCGGCAGTGATGATTGGGATC GTAAACCAACCACTGTAcctaaattggaaaaaatagcaTCAGTCAGCGTGGCGATTGCTTCATGGAATCACGCCACTGTTACGATACCAGATTTAATCGCAATCGACGACACGGAGGGCCATTATAGGCTTAACAAAGAACTACGCTCGCGCAAATGGATAGATGCATTACCTTTACCTAAATCGTTAGTTGAATCTATCGAGCGTGATTTCCGTAGCCTGAGTTATAAAGTAGAGAAGTGGATCTCTTACATCTTTCGAGAAGCCTGTCAGACACGAGAGCTGAGATGTGGACTTTATCAGCTAATCGACCGCATCATTTGGCATCCCAATGGAACAATCAATTCCGCAGAAACGGctcgaaatttattaaaatctaGAAAATTAACGAATCCGGAGAAGTTTCGTCTCGCGTGTACGTATTGCCTGCCAGAAGACGTAGAAAGATTATGGCCCAAGATGGATGATGAAAACGACCTCTATGTTACATTACAGATCTGCGAGTATCCTTTATTCTGTTATTGGATATATTATTGCACTTTTCAGTTGCATAAGATGCCAACGCAGGAAGGCTTGTCTTTGGAAGAGTTCATGATTCAGCATCGTTTCGTTAATAATTGGTCAGCCATCGAGTACTTTTTCGATCAGTTAGATTCCGAACAACAAGTTGAGCAAGCTATTTGGTTGATCGGCAAGAAGCGCAAATCATCGTTTCAGAAATTCTTGTTGATGAAGATGAACGAATCTCAACGTCTACGCGTGATCAAAGATCGATTTGTCCGAATCATGGAGAACTACACGTCGACCAGAAATATCGACGATGATGATTTAGCGATTTCTACGTGGCACGATGCTCGCGATTTAATCACCGAAAAGCAATTCTTCAAATTATATAGCTTGTTGTTGAAAAACCGTACCGAAGACTTCGTTTTGACGGAAATTTGGAACACAGCTCGCGAAGATTTCAAGCGTCAGATTTTGAATTACGGCGATAATGATTTCGTCGAAGGATTATTAGAATGGTGGAAGTATAGCAAAGAGAAGTGTCCAAATTTCGTTTCGGCTGTTATGGGTCACGTTAGTGTAGACACTAGACGAGAAATCACGAAGAAGCAATTTTTCAGCGAACGGTGCGAAgaatttatttgtaaaaatgctGTGGAAATGCTCGATCATCTGATCAACTTATGCCTTCCCGAAGTAGCAGAATCGACAGAATTCAAACTATCTCTGACCAAAACttcgtattttaaaaaacattgcaaAGAATTAGTTATCGATCGCAAAACTGAAGAACTGGCGAGATTATTGGAGTTTGCCTTCTCAAAAACAAATCCTTCATCGGTGGAACTGATGCGTAAATTTTTGCGTACGCTTGTAAGGAACCTCGATCAGCAATGTTTGACTTATTATTCGACTGGGAATTTAAAAGGATTAAATGATTTGTTGGCTCCACTCGTGCCATTGTGTCCGGAAATCATTTCAGATTATAAAATTAAACAGCTCAAGTCCCGTGCTGGTTTCAAAGCGTGTGTAAATCTTTTCGGTTCGAGTAATGATGTTTTGGCTGAAATCATAGCCGATGGTTTGCCTGCCGAACTTGCTACCAAGTTCAAGAAAAAGATCGTTTTATCACCCGAAGGAATCGATAAACTGCAGAATATGATTGTCGGTGGAGCGTTGAGTGATGCGGAAAAATGGACGCGCTGGTTTCTCGAATCGGACGCGGATAGAAAAATCTTGAGGAGTCGGTTAATCGATCGTGTGAAGGAAGGAAAGTGTAAAGTTGACTGTAAAACGAGGAAAcgattattggaatttttgttgtga